The nucleotide sequence CCGACGGCACGCAGGTGATCACCGTGATGGGCCGTGACGGCCAGTTGCTGCGCCGGATCCGCCGCGACGAGCGCGGCCGCGAGGTCATCATCATCGACAACAGCTACCGCGATCCGCGCGCGGTCGGCGGATTCTTCGTGGCACTGCCGCCGCCGACGATCCGCATTCCCTACAACCGGTACATCGTCGACGCCGAGGAGGCGGAGCCGGAGGTGATCTACGATACCCTGATGGCCCCGCCGGTGGAGCGGATCGAACGGCGTTATACGCTGGACGAAATCCGCTACAGCCCGACCGTGCGCCAGCGCATGCCGAGCATCGACGTCAACACCATCAACTTCGCAACCGGATCGTGGGAAATCCCGCCCGATCAGGCGGCGAAGCTCCAGGTGATCGCCGATGGCCTCAACCGGGCGATCCAGCAAAATCCGCGAGCGGTATTCCTGATCGAGGGTCACACCGACGCGGTCGGCAACGACGTCGACAATCTGTCGCTGTCAGACCGCCGCGCCGAATCCGCGGCCACCTTGCTGACGCAGCAGTTCAACGTGCCGGCGGAAAACCTGACCTCGCAGGGCTATGGCGAGCAGTACCTGAAGGAGCAGGTCGACGGGCCAAGCGCGATTAACCGGCGCGTCACCATCCGCAACATCACGCCGCTGCTCAACGGCGGACAGGCCTCGCTGCCGCCGCCCCCGCCCGGCACCGCGCCGCCGCGCTGAGGCGGGTCGTTCATCAGATGAAAATGGCCGGGAGCAATCCCGGCCATTTTTTTGCGCGCCTCTCCCAGCGTGTCGCCCCGGCGAAAGCCGGGGCCCATAACCACAGGTGGTTGTTGCTTGAAGAAAACCGTCGCCCAGCGCCTTTCAACAACATCCGCCGCGGCGTACGGATCTCGGCTTTCGCCGGGGCGACGAACTGATGTGTTCTGGCCTTTCGGGTCGTCCCCGCGTTCCGCCGGGACGACAGCTAGCCCTTGTCGCTCTCCAGCTTGAAGATGTCGGCGCCTTCCCTGCTCGATAGCAAGCCTGTTTGTCCGTACAGATCCAGCTTGGCGCGGGTATCGGCGATGTCCAGGTTGCGCATGGTGAGCTGGCCGATACGGTCCGCCGGCGTGAACGCGGCATCCTCCACCTTCTCCATGCTCAGCCGCTCCGGCTGATAGGTCAGATTGGGGCTCTCGGTATTGAGGATCGAGTAGTCGTTGCCGCGGCGCAGTTCGAGCGTCACCTCACCGGTGACGGCGCGCGCCACCCAGCGCTGGGCGGTTTCGCGCAGCATGAGGGCCTGGGAATCGAACCACCGTCCCTGATAGAGCAATCGGCCAAGGCGCATCCCGCTGATGCGGTATTGCTCGATGGTGTCCTCGTTGTGGATGCCGGTGACCAGGCGTTCGTAGGCAATGTGCAGCAGCGCCATACCAGGCGCTTCGTAAATGCCGCGGCTCTTGGCCTCGATGATCCGGTTCTCGATCTGATCGCTCATGCCAAGGCCATGCCGGCCGCCGATGGCATTGGCTTCAAGGAACAGCGCAACGGGATCGGTGAACGTCTGGCCGTTCAGCGCGACGGGCTGGCCCTCCTCAAAACGAACGGCAACCTTTTCGGCCTTGACGACACAGTCGTCGCGCCAGAACGGCACGCCCATGATGGGATTGACGATCTTGATGCCGCTGTCGAGGCGCTCGAGATCCTTGGCCTCGTGGGTGGCGCCCAGCAGATTGCTGTCGGTCGAGTAGGCCTTTTCGGCGCTCATCTTATAGGCGAAGCCATTGGCGGACATGAACGCCGACATTTCCGCGCGGCCGCCCAGTTCGTCGATGAACAACTGGTCGAGCCAGGGCTT is from Bradyrhizobium sp. AZCC 2176 and encodes:
- the argG gene encoding argininosuccinate synthase → MSTILKSLPKGEKVGIAFSGGLDTSAALLWMKQKGARVFAYTANLGQPDEADYDEIPRKALEFGGEKARLVDCRTQLVHEGIAAIQSGAFHVSTGGIAYFNTTPLGRAVTGTMLVAAMKEDGVNIWGDGSTYKGNDIERFYRYGLLTNPSLRIYKPWLDQLFIDELGGRAEMSAFMSANGFAYKMSAEKAYSTDSNLLGATHEAKDLERLDSGIKIVNPIMGVPFWRDDCVVKAEKVAVRFEEGQPVALNGQTFTDPVALFLEANAIGGRHGLGMSDQIENRIIEAKSRGIYEAPGMALLHIAYERLVTGIHNEDTIEQYRISGMRLGRLLYQGRWFDSQALMLRETAQRWVARAVTGEVTLELRRGNDYSILNTESPNLTYQPERLSMEKVEDAAFTPADRIGQLTMRNLDIADTRAKLDLYGQTGLLSSREGADIFKLESDKG